In one window of Camelina sativa cultivar DH55 chromosome 15, Cs, whole genome shotgun sequence DNA:
- the LOC104746446 gene encoding calcium-dependent protein kinase 9-like, with product MGNCFAKNNGLMKPQQNVHTNRSVDVGVVTNQDPPSYTPQARATTQQPEKPGSGNSQPPPWRTAAAAPGPSPKTTKSNSILENAFEDVKLFYTLGKELGRGQFGVTYLCTENSTGKKYACKSISKKKLVTKADKDDMRREIQIMQHLSGQPNIVEFKGAYEDEKAVNLVMELCAGGELFDRIIAKGHYSERAAASVCRQIVNVVKICHFMGVLHRDLKPENFLLSSKDEKALIKATDFGLSVFIEEGKVYRDIVGSAYYVAPEVLRRRYGKEVDIWSAGIILYILLSGVPPFWAETEKGIFDAILEGHIDFESQPWPSISNSAKDLVRRMLTADPKRRISAADVLQHPWLREGGEASDKPIDSAVLSRMKQFRAMNKLKKLALKVIAENINTEEIQGLKAMFANIDTDNSGTITYEELKEGLAKLGSKLTEAEVKQLMDAADVDGNGSIDYIEFITATMHRHRLESNENLYKAFQHFDKDSSGYITIDELEAALKEYGMGDDATIKEVLSDVDSDNDGRINYEEFCAMMRSGNPQQQQPRLF from the exons ATGGGCAATTGTTTTGCCAAGAACAATGGATTGATGAAGCCGCAGCAAAATGTGCATACCAATAGATCAGTTGACGTAGGAGTAGTGACCAACCAAGATCCGCCGTCGTATACTCCACAGGCGAGAGCCACCACTCAGCAGCCGGAGAAACCAGGTTCCGGGAATAGTCAACCACCACCGTGGAGAACGGCGGCTGCAGCACCGGGACCAAGTCCCAAGACCACAAAAAGCAATTCGATTCTAGAGAACGCTTTCGAAGATGTGAAGCTGTTCTACACGTTGGGTAAAGAGCTAGGTCGAGGGCAGTTTGGGGTAACGTATCTTTGCACTGAGAACTCAACGGGGAAGAAGTACGCTTGCAAATCGAtctcgaagaagaagttggTGACGAAAGCTGATAAGGATGATATGAGGAGAGAGATTCAGATAATGCAGCATTTGAGTGGCCAGCCTAATATTGTGGAGTTTAAAGGAGCTTATGAGGATGAGAAAGCTGTGAATCTGGTTATGGAGCTTTGTGCTGGTGGTGAGTTGTTTGATAGAATTATTGCCAAGGGACATTACAGTGAGAGAGCTGCTGCTTCTGTCTGTAGACAGATTGTGAATGTTGTCAAGATTTGTCATTTCATGGGTGTGTTGCATAGAGACTTGAAGCCTGAGAATTTCTTGCTTTCTAGCAAAGATGAGAAGGCTTTGATCAAGGCTACTGATTTCGGCTTGTCTGTCTTCATTGAAGAGG GAAAAGTATACAGAGATATTGTTGGCAGTGCATACTATGTTGCTCCTGAAGTCTTACGTCGTAGATACGGGAAAGAAGTTGATATTTGGAGTGCTGGAATCATATTATACATTCTACTCAGTGGTGTGCCCCCATTTTGGGCTG AAACCGAGAAAGGTATTTTTGATGCTATATTGGAAGGCCATATCGATTTTGAGAGCCAACCATGGCCGTCAATCTCCAACAGTGCCAAGGATTTGGTGCGTAGAATGTTGACTGCGGATCCAAAACGGCGGATTTCTGCCGCTGATGTTCTTC AGCATCCATGGCTTAGAGAAGGTGGAGAAGCATCAGACAAGCCAATTGACAGTGCTGTTCTCTCAAGGATGAAACAATTTAGAGCAATGAATAAGCTAAAGAAACTTGCTTTAAAG GTCATAGCGGAGAATATTAACACGGAAGAAATCCAAGGATTGAAGGCAATGTTTGCTAACATAGACACAGACAACAGTGGCACAATCACTTATGAAGAATTGAAAGAAGGATTAGCCAAACTGGGATCAAAACTCACAGAGGCAGAAGTGAAGCAGCTCATGGATGCT GCTGATGTTGATGGGAATGGATCAATCGACTACATCGAGTTTATCACTGCAACAATGCATAGACACAGGCTTGAAAGTAATGAGAATCTCTACAAAGCCTTCCAGCATTTTGACAAAGACAGCAGCGG ATACATTACAATCGATGAATTGGAAGCTGCATTGAAGGAATATGGAATGGGAGATGATGCAACAATCAAAGAGGTTCTCTCAGATGTTGACTCGGATAAT GATGGTAGAATCAACTATGAAGAGTTTTGTGCGATGATGAGAAGTGGAaatccacaacaacaacaaccgcgGCTGTTCTAG